A portion of the Salminus brasiliensis chromosome 11, fSalBra1.hap2, whole genome shotgun sequence genome contains these proteins:
- the sln gene encoding sarcolipin, whose product MDRSTQELFLNFMIVLITVLLMWLLVRSYQES is encoded by the coding sequence ATGGACCGGTCCACACAGGAGCTCTTTCTGAACTTTATGATCGTCCTGATCACAGTGCTGCTCATGTGGCTGCTGGTCAGATCCTACCAGGAGTCTTAG
- the kbtbd3 gene encoding kelch repeat and BTB domain-containing protein 3 — protein sequence MDGQRKENVCNGVPERRSVVLASEAHGQQILSVLRGFRARGVLFDFSIHVQNETLPCHRCVLAACSDFFRAMFEVDMRERDDGTVTLTNLSAPAVRTFLDFAYSGEIEIVEENVDMLFQLASFLQVGILSRACSDFLVQTLDVSNCLHLLAIAEGYGSPRLLRRSTEFVMANFHMLSSSPDFLEMPARVLERSLSDDALSIPDEESALRSLLRWTKHDPQKRCPLLPELLSHVRLHQLPPALLEEMSRSEPLLLDQKECSQVIEEALAQTKTCSGLFPDARPSTTASYIYVHKTEEDGLTRHAFCYDVAADRWRELPLDAARLADLPGSSLAGFAEKLFLTGGCRGNCCRAVRLHIAEPQHEATNEVWCYCPVTGSLVQVPAMGKARTMHASVSTLRRLYVIGGKTSGPSHNVQSLPDVEYYDPLQRSWTAVSPLPRRIYFPEAAACGSVVYALGSELEMSEAFNPSLDCFFRYDAVADQWCQLVAEFGQFFHATLVKAVAINETLYLCDLSTYKVYSFCPDTCVWKGEGSFECAGFNAGAIGVRDRIYILGGDYSPDEITDEVQVYHSGRSEWEEVAPMPRALTEFHCQALSFNRYRDPWRSEPAETL from the exons ATGGACGGACAGAGGAAAGAGAATGTGTGTAACGGTGTTCCAGAGCGGCGCTCTGTGGTCCTGGCGTCGGAAGCCCACGGGCAGCAGATACTGAGTGTGCTCCGCGGTTTCCGTGCCAGAGGCGTGCTGTTTGACTTCAGCATCCACGTCCAGAACGAGACGCTGCCGTGCCACCGCTGCGTCCTCGCCGCCTGCAGCGACTTCTTCAG GGCCATGTTCGAAGTGGACATGCGCGAGCGCGACGACGGCACGGTTACCCTGACCAATCTGTCCGCGCCAGCCGTGCGCACCTTCCTGGACTTCGCGTACTCGGGTGAGATCGAGATTGTGGAGGAGAATGTGGACATGCTCTTCCAGCTGGCATCCTTTCTGCAG GTGGGCATACTCTCTCGTGCCTGCAGCGATTTCCTGGTCCAAACCCTGGATGTTTCTAATTGCCTTCACCTCCTGGCCATTGCCGAGGGCTATGGCTCACCTCGTCTGCTGCGCCGCTCCACCGAGTTTGTCATGGCCAACTTCCACATGCTCTCCTCCAGCCCAGACTTCCTGGAGATGCCGGCACGGGTGCTGGAGCGCAGTCTGTCCGACGATGCCCTCAGCATCCCAGATGAGGAGAGTGCGCTGCGATCCCTGCTCCGCTGGACCAAGCACGACCCACAGAAGCGCTGCCCGTTGCTTCCAGAGCTTCTCTCCCACGTCCGACTGCACCAGCTGCCCCCTGCTCTCCTGGAGGAAATGAGCCGGTCAGAGCCTCTGCTTCTAGATCAGAAAGAGTGTTCCCAAGTGATAGAGGAAGCTCTCGCGCAGACGAAGACCTGTAGCGGCCTCTTTCCGGATGCCCGTCCATCCACCACGGCCAGCTACATCTACGTGCACAAGACAGAAGAAGACGGCTTGACCCGACATGCCTTCTGCTACGACGTGGCAGCCGATCGGTGGCGCGAGCTGCCCCTGGACGCTGCCAGGCTTGCTGACTTGCCAGGCTCATCCCTGGCTGGCTTTGCAGAGAAGCTGTTTCTGACCGGAGGCTGTCGGGGCAACTGTTGCCGGGCCGTGCGGCTCCATATTGCGGAACCCCAGCATGAAGCTACCAACGAGGTCTGGTGCTACTGTCCTGTCACAGGTAGCTTAGTCCAGGTCCCGGCCATGGGCAAAGCCCGTACCATGCATGCCTCAGTCAGTACCTTGCGACGTCTCTACGTGATCGGTGGGAAAACCAGCGGGCCCTCTCACAACGTCCAGAGCCTGCCAGATGTAGAGTACTACGACCCGCTGCAGCGCTCCTGGACGGCAGTCAGTCCTCTGCCGCGCCGGATCTACTTTCCAGAGGCAGCAGCCTGCGGGAGCGTGGTCTACGCTCTGGGCTCTGAGCTGGAGATGTCCGAAGCCTTCAACCCCTCGCTGGACTGCTTCTTCCGCTACGACGCCGTTGCCGACCAGTGGTGCCAGCTGGTGGCCGAGTTTGGACAGTTCTTCCACGCCACGCTCGTCAAGGCCGTGGCCATCAACGAGACCCTGTACCTGTGCGACCTGTCCACCTACAAAGTGTACAGCTTCTGCCCGGACACTTGCGTGTGGAAGGGCGAGGGCTCGTTCGAGTGTGCCGGCTTCAACGCCGGGGCCATAGGCGTGCGGGACAGAATCTACATCCTGGGCGGGGACTACTCTCCAGACGAGATCACGGACGAGGTGCAGGTGTACCACAGTGGACGCTCGGAGTGGGAGGAGGTGGCACCCATGCCCCGGGCGCTCACGGAGTTCCACTGCCAGGCACTTAGCTTCAACCGctacagagacccctggaggtCAGAGCCTGCAGAAACACTGTGA